The proteins below are encoded in one region of Aquisphaera giovannonii:
- a CDS encoding DVUA0089 family protein, translating to MSRTRRPRPVQGFPGWTTGRLEPRHLPSATALTAPWPFAGGAGATAAGAPVAAEDLVPSSAAATVIVASPADHSQIRIPLTQITVTFPEEADFLWGEGAVELQRVGPDGSASTYIGLADMPLPGFDGDGTTATIQLDSPLPAGHYRLVLAANTAESFWFGSGLWDSSEDQVLSDFTVASQGATLDAATDLGVVGGDVTTVSNSLDLAARNDVQLYKLTLASGQEWRLGIQVDAQSIGSGLLPALALFDASGNVIQVRNDGTGRPLAPNDPYLFARLSAGTYYVGVSGAWNLPGQAGGYDPVSGTMGTSGVPQEGGAYRLSLVADAIDAPTAVTGFSLHWADPLDPSPTTLTVAFSGPIDGQSLLSWKPLFAVDGSGRQWPLIPVGYDEGLSQVTFAFDGPTPAGSYTLVDPAGGLTDLVGDVPVATGLPAGVLATWTVGDRPTAPGEDDLGVIWPSQAGGKSGVIHLVPGESRSLRVVVPVGDLYSIIKEVSGGAVQVTRLGQDGAEVDQSTGTKTLAFLEPGVYLLTFRATGDQAATISWSIRGEPLDPDSLVNNGVGQSPALTLRIAGTPFGVLTPESPPAQPAVATSGPALLDPQPFAGGRSSGPDAAAESAGPRVILAARAQEPPRAAFLAGSLPISLDSGLAGRPDALGGPQGVADAQSGRGLVAQAQQAGTLGNRFAYPWDEAAKPGAEPDSEDADPAPAVGQPSAAGPRVAAGEEVVLASQDADALAIRRADRVAELAGSLFRWLLPRSTADDEARGDAGLSAASAGSVSVALSPAGDADGAKDGGLPLGSGRIERAEMVVPIGVLVAAAGVHRLRQLVARWWRRPVARHTPAPHGLPGRPHRKRAGRPRHSASCGRGRAS from the coding sequence ATGAGCCGTACACGACGCCCTCGACCTGTGCAAGGTTTCCCCGGCTGGACGACGGGACGGCTCGAGCCGCGTCACCTGCCGTCCGCGACGGCCTTGACCGCCCCCTGGCCCTTCGCCGGAGGCGCCGGGGCGACCGCCGCGGGGGCACCGGTCGCCGCCGAGGACCTGGTGCCTTCCTCGGCGGCCGCCACGGTCATCGTCGCCAGCCCGGCCGACCATTCCCAGATCCGGATCCCGCTCACTCAGATCACCGTGACGTTCCCCGAAGAGGCCGATTTCCTCTGGGGGGAGGGTGCCGTCGAGCTCCAGCGGGTCGGGCCGGACGGCTCCGCGTCGACCTACATCGGCCTGGCCGACATGCCCCTCCCGGGCTTCGATGGGGACGGCACGACGGCGACCATCCAGTTGGATTCGCCGCTCCCGGCGGGCCATTACCGCCTGGTCCTCGCCGCCAACACGGCCGAGTCCTTCTGGTTCGGCTCGGGCCTGTGGGACTCGTCGGAGGACCAGGTCCTGTCCGACTTCACGGTCGCCTCGCAGGGAGCGACCCTGGACGCCGCGACCGACCTCGGCGTCGTCGGCGGCGACGTCACGACGGTCTCGAACAGCCTCGATCTCGCCGCCCGGAACGACGTGCAGCTCTACAAGCTGACGCTCGCCAGCGGGCAGGAGTGGAGGCTGGGGATCCAGGTCGACGCGCAGTCCATTGGCAGCGGCCTGCTGCCGGCGCTGGCGCTCTTCGACGCCTCGGGGAACGTCATCCAGGTCCGGAACGACGGCACGGGACGCCCCCTCGCCCCCAACGACCCGTACCTGTTCGCCAGGCTTAGTGCGGGCACGTATTACGTCGGCGTGTCGGGGGCGTGGAACCTCCCGGGGCAGGCGGGCGGATACGACCCGGTCTCCGGGACGATGGGCACCTCCGGGGTGCCGCAGGAGGGCGGGGCGTATCGATTGAGCCTGGTCGCCGACGCGATCGACGCCCCGACGGCGGTGACGGGCTTCAGCCTCCACTGGGCGGACCCCCTCGATCCCAGCCCGACCACGCTGACGGTCGCATTCTCCGGGCCGATCGACGGCCAGAGCCTCCTGAGCTGGAAGCCGCTCTTCGCGGTAGACGGCAGCGGGCGGCAATGGCCGCTGATCCCCGTGGGCTACGACGAGGGGCTCAGCCAGGTCACCTTCGCCTTCGATGGGCCGACCCCGGCGGGCTCGTACACGCTCGTGGATCCGGCGGGCGGGCTGACGGACCTCGTGGGAGACGTCCCGGTCGCGACGGGGCTCCCGGCGGGCGTCCTCGCCACCTGGACCGTGGGGGACAGGCCGACCGCGCCCGGGGAGGACGACCTCGGGGTGATCTGGCCGTCGCAGGCCGGAGGGAAATCGGGCGTCATCCACCTGGTCCCCGGCGAATCGAGGTCGCTGCGGGTCGTGGTCCCCGTCGGCGATCTCTATTCGATCATCAAGGAGGTCAGCGGCGGGGCGGTGCAGGTCACCCGGCTGGGCCAGGACGGGGCCGAAGTCGACCAATCGACCGGGACCAAGACGCTTGCCTTCCTCGAGCCGGGGGTCTATCTCCTCACCTTCCGGGCGACGGGGGACCAGGCCGCGACGATCAGCTGGAGCATCCGCGGGGAGCCGCTCGACCCGGACTCGCTCGTCAACAACGGCGTGGGACAGTCGCCCGCCCTCACGCTCCGGATCGCGGGCACGCCCTTCGGGGTCCTGACCCCGGAGAGCCCGCCGGCGCAGCCGGCCGTGGCGACCTCGGGCCCGGCGCTCCTCGATCCGCAACCCTTCGCGGGCGGCCGGTCGTCCGGCCCGGACGCCGCGGCCGAGAGCGCCGGGCCGCGGGTGATCCTCGCGGCGAGGGCCCAGGAGCCGCCCCGTGCGGCCTTCCTCGCCGGCAGCCTGCCGATCAGCCTGGACAGCGGGCTGGCGGGGCGGCCGGACGCCCTGGGCGGGCCGCAGGGCGTCGCGGACGCGCAGTCCGGCCGCGGGCTCGTCGCCCAGGCGCAGCAGGCGGGGACGCTCGGGAATCGCTTCGCGTATCCGTGGGACGAGGCCGCGAAGCCGGGCGCAGAGCCCGACTCGGAGGATGCCGACCCGGCCCCGGCCGTCGGCCAGCCGTCGGCGGCAGGGCCGAGGGTCGCCGCGGGCGAGGAGGTCGTCCTCGCGTCCCAGGACGCGGACGCCCTCGCGATACGCCGGGCCGACCGGGTCGCCGAGCTGGCGGGCTCGCTCTTCCGGTGGCTCCTGCCGAGATCGACGGCCGACGACGAGGCCCGGGGCGATGCGGGACTATCCGCCGCATCCGCGGGTTCGGTATCCGTCGCCCTCTCGCCCGCCGGGGATGCGGACGGGGCGAAGGACGGCGGGCTGCCGCTGGGCTCCGGCCGCATCGAGCGGGCCGAGATGGTCGTGCCCATCGGCGTCCTGGTGGCCGCCGCGGGCGTGCACCGGCTCCGGCAGCTCGTCGCGCGTTGGTGGCGCCGTCCCGTGGCCAGGCACACCCCGGCACCGCACGGCCTGCCGGGCCGGCCGCACCGGAAGCGGGCGGGGAGGCCGCGGCACTCGGCCTCCTGCGGGCGAGGGCGGGCGTCCTGA